The Festucalex cinctus isolate MCC-2025b chromosome 16, RoL_Fcin_1.0, whole genome shotgun sequence sequence CTAGGACTTTTAATGTATCCCTAATGGTTTTCAGTTGGACACACTGAAAGTGACTGCAGCTGCTGTGACACAATTCTTTATGGCATGCATTCGGTTGTCTAAATAAACATCTCTGTTacccaaaaaaatgtatctttttgtcCTCATACTTATGAAAGGCGTTAATATGCTATATGTTAATTACcttgtttgtatttgtattaaaaTTAGAACGTTTTAGTCAAGGAGCTCAACGCAAGATTTGCGATGCAATGTCGCCCTCGTGTGGCTACATGACACAAGTGCATCTCGTGTTTTTGAGAttcacaaatactgtacatccgtgattttcacgtttttcaaatccacaaacatttctcgattttcacgtgttttttagatccacaaacatatttgtaattttcactATCCACAGGTTCTTGATTTTCACGtctttttacattttgtgtATGCATTTTCCTTGACGGATTATGCTTGCGACTCGTCGAATGTGCGTTTGTGGATCGTCGCGCACGCGTTTATTTTTTAGACAAACGTCACGCTGTTTCGAGATACACAATTCCTCAGACATTCACATGTGCTGCCTTCATGcgaaattatggtaaataccaccAGTCGAGTTGAAAATTGCACGTGAACGCCCCCTCATGGCGTATTTTCCACTGGACAactggaaatttattttgacacCCGAGTTGAGAGAACTATTCAAGTTTCGACATGGCGGAGAGCGCAGAagtgaatggcaagaaatattaacacttataaGGGCGTTATCGTCCGCTAACAAgttgttttagaatctacaTAATTACGTAGCATACACAAGTCAATGCCCTGTCCGTTACAATTCATTATTTGCCGTAATTGTTTAGTTTTACGAGCAAAGAGTACGTCAGCTTCCGTGTATATTTTTGTTGCTACAACATCaaagcacatgaacagaactcggTCGTTCCCAAGTGGTAACGTCCATCTTCCCCATAGCACATGAAAGCAGATTAAGGCCCGTTCCTCCTCCATCCACGGGGAGgcggtgtttttattttacgcaATCGGGAAACAAAATGCAACCttagttttttcccccttgaGCTTTTTTGCCTTAGCACGAAAGACACTCTTCTTCTGTCTACGGTCACTTTAACTGAAGCGTCCACAAATCTGTGAGCGAGGCATCCAAGTTTCCCGCCGGAGCATTTATTTAACGGCCCAGTTCCTGACTCACCCACATTGTGGTGTCGTTTCCTGGTGGTGGCAGGCAGACAGGCGGCAAGTGAGACTCATCCAGGCAAGCCGACGTTATCCCGACGCTATAAACAAAAGTTAACTCAACGGTCCGCGCTCAACGACACTTTTGGCAAAAAGACATGCATATCAAGACAGGTTTGTGCGTTTGACTCGTCGATATATTACACGGAATTGACTCATTCGATGAGTTATTTTGGGTGCTCGCCGACATTGCTAGCGCCGCTAACTCAAGGAGCCTGGCTGGCTACTCCCCGCTTTGCATTCAATGGGTTACGAAACTTTGACGAGCGCGACTAGCTTAGCGCACGCTTTTATTTCTTCTGAGGAAAAATCTTCGTCAACTGAAACTCGATCTTACACACGATTTGGAATTTCGAACGTGGCGTGTTTATCACATATCGTGACGCCGCTAATAAAGCCTCGCTAACTGGGTCTCTCTTGGAGACTGTAGCAACCTCGTCGCCGTGTCAACTGCTACTTTCTCACGTGGCGTTCTCGAATGTTCGGTTGGACTATACGGTAAAATGTttagttatttttgtgtgtgcgtgtttgtaagTGGTACCTGGCGACATGAGGTAACTGGGCCAATGTTTTAACCGTCAAATCTCTTATGACCTCACTCATTTTCCCTTTCCAAAGCTAAGTGGGTGACATCACCATTTTAACCTCAACTCTACGTGGTATGGGCggttattttcttaaaatggtGGCCTGAAAAACTGCACTTCTAAATTAGCAACTTGTTTTGACACCCAGTCGTAATTATctgttcattattttattttttttagtcacttTGGTTAGCTCTAATTGGTGAATGATTTGTGTTCCTTCAGGTTCATGGGAAGCCAGTAACACTGTGTGTGAGTCAGATACCTTGTGCGACCCAGCAGTCCTCGTTGCAACCACCAACCCAGAGCCACACATCCGAAACCGCCGCCTGTCACCCGGTTCCGGCAACTGCGGAGGCGGCgggggaggaggcggcggctgcATCTCTGGAGGGGAGTCCCGGCATCTCTCCCCAGACGCGGACCCAAACGGACCGGGCCACGTGCACGCCTTGGGCAGGCAAAAGGAGCGCACGGGCCTGCAGCACAAGGGCCGCAGCCTTCGCCGAGAGGTCAGCCAGAAGGGGCTCAGCCGTTTCCCGAAGGTGAACCAGAAGGAGCGGTGGGTGGAGGACAGTCTGTTGCTGCTCAGGCCCCCACCTGCCTTCCCAGTGCAGGACAGCCCCGCCAAGCTGCAGCCGGCCGTCAGCTACGCCTCCAAGGTGAAGGCCAAAACGGCGAGTGGCATTCTGGAGGACGACCGCCCCGCCATCGGCGTTCTGCTCCAGAACCAATGGGGGCTCAGTTTCATCAGCGAGACCAGGCCCGCTTCGGAGAGCGCCAACCCTCATCCCGGCGCCGCCGGCTCTCCCGCACCTCAACCTACAGACACACAGGCACCAGTAGAAGCACCACTCGCGATCCAGTCCCCTGAAGAACCCCCCAGGCCCTTCACTACCTCCACCTCTATTGCCCCTGCTCCACACCCTGAGCTGAATGAGCACAACGGGGAGCTGCTACTCAGTTGTCGCCACCTTGTGGAGGCTCTCAACTTCCACAATAGAGGTAATGGACCCACTTTTTAATAGTAGCTATCACTTTGATTCGAGAACGACTTGTGGTTTAATTTGAACTGGAAAACCAGAGTTGATGTTTGTCGAAGTCTTTGTTTAGGAAAAATGAACATGCTTGAATTTAGTTTTGTaatgttttctgtttgtttctctgcagaatggaatgcaatctgTAACCAACAGAAACAAGGTACATTGGCTTGAATTTTAACttgatcacaataaatccaacTCCAttaaatattcatacaaaaaatgtacattttatatatatatatatatatatatatatatatatatatatatatatatatatatatatatatataattaattagaggtatcaaaattagtgcattaatttcgagttaatttaaagttcctttaacgccactaaaaaaatgtttttgtttaccgCACGCTTACTTGTTAAGTAAAAATTCCACTCGTAATGTGGTCAAaaattagcagtaatacatttattaataatgcatatatttgtggagactggggtaaatttttttttgcaattttaaaaatgtacagaatttcacaagttacttcatgttaaagattagattgctgttattatgaaaagaaaaatgcattgaactatcaccaatgtcttagaaatccaatgatgccatctagtggcagaaaaatgacctcaacacaaatcaatattacactcgttttttacagtacagtacacctttttaatttcaaatcaattttactaattattatgaaattgatgtatcaatgactaaaggatgcagccatatttctatttaactttttttttcatatttgtgaacgagtatgaaaacttataaataatttatattataaaaatttcttgtacatttagaacagatataaaatttgcgattaattgagttaactattgaagttatgcgattaattacgattaaaaaatttgTGGACTACTTTTAAAAGGGGGCTCACGTTACATTTTTCTTAGCTGTTTCTCTTCTCTTTTTAGATCCAAAAAGAGTTGTGTGGTACAAGGACTTCCAGGAGCACCCGGTCTAGCAACGCATGGAACCCCAAAGCGTATCCAGATTGACACACACGAAATCAACATGCGCCTTCATGCACATTAAGACACCGAACGACGGACAATTCTTGGAGTCCCCTCTCACGCTGCACTCAGGATGATGTCTTCATGCAAAGCCACACTGAGACACTTTGGACTAACTCCTTTTTGAGATCTTACAGCAAGCAATgaacatttgttgtttttaatcgcCTTATTAAAAGTCTGCCTTAAGTAATAAGACAGTTACCCCTTTTTTGAAAGTTGTTTTAACAAACTGTCCCATGTTAAGCGTGTGGTCAATCAAGCACTTTGTTAAAGATGAATCTTATTAGTGATGGCCATACGGTGACGTTTTTTCACCCCCTCTGCAATTCCATTTGAGGTGTGGCGTCTTATACCTGCTAAAGTTTTACTGTTGATGTCTCTTCAGTTTAGAGAGGGGTGCGTTCAAAGGCACAGTAGAATTCCCCCTTTAGCCCTGTCAGATCTTAATGCTGTCCACCCCACCCAACCCCCTGTTTGTTCTGTTTCTTGTTCGCTTCCTAATCAGGTGAATGTTGCTCAAGAATTCATAAGGGAGCTCAGTGTTCAATATGttgatttttgaaaaagaatttGGAAAAATTACACTGGAGGAGGAATGTACGTGAACAGTATTGCTTAATAAAAGTGAATAAACTTGAACTGTAGCTTTTATTGGAAATTAGTGACTGGATTAATATATTTTAACCACAATTGCAAAGGAAAACCATCAAATGAAGCAGTATACCGTGCAAGACATTTGATGTACAATAAGCCTCCCACGACTGTTCAAACACATTTTCTTGACAGGTCTCAAGTGCGCTGGAGATGAAGAGAGGCCCATTCAAGAAAAGCAAACCACTTCCTCACCACACTCGACAACTGGCTGCACTTCCCCTAAAACAACTTGATACGTGTGCAATAAATATATCAGAAGCTacctgagagaagcttttgcaaGCGTGCCTGTGGGAAGGAGTCCACGTTTTACCAAAACTGGAACATGAGTCAAACGTTCCCTTTCAGTGCCAGCTCTTTGCTCATTAGTCTCTCCATGTCACCTCCACTTCATCTGTTCTGTACCTGCAACACAAGCAATCCTCAGAAATGTAGAAAAGCAACCAagtaggactgaaatatttaaaaaaaaaaaaagtgtgcgctACCTCTGTGTGATCCACGAGTCCTCCAGCTCGGTCACTTGGCCGGATCGAAACATTTCCCAGCCCGCTTGCGCAATCATGGCGCCGTTGTCAATACAGAATCTACAGTTGTATATCAATCCAAAGTGAACTTGCATGAAATACGTTCAGGACTAGTAACGACAAACTGGTCTACCTTTCATCTGTGGCGAAAAGTTTGGCTCCTCTTTCCTTACACATGACGCCCATCATCTCCTGTAGACGCAGGTTACCTGCGAATACAACGCTcgtttaatgttcaaactttttttttttgcgcacttCCTGACGTACTTACAACCAACACCACCAACAATGAGAACCTCTTGAGAGCCGCAGTGAGCCATGGCCCGCTCTGTGATTTCCACCAGCATTGAGAACACCGTCTCCTGAAAGAACAAACCACAAATAAGTCTCgacataataaatgtactgtataatatttGATGACAATGTTTATAAGTCATTTTAACCTGTAGGGAGAAGCACAAGTCCTCTGCTGTACACTGACCGGATCCAAGCATTTTATTAGCAGCGTCCTATTATTATAATAGCATAACATGTGAATCATTTACTCAGTGTTctcttaaaaataattatttcaacCAGTGACCTCAACGTAGGACAGTATCCCAGAAAATGAGACATCCATTCCTTTCACAGTATATGGCAGCTCAACAAACTGACTGCCTCTGTATAAAAGAATTAAAACGTAAGCAACGCTAAGAActttaacaacaaaaacagtagTGTGCTATCACTTACTTCTTGGCCATCTGTTCGATGTTGTAGCCTGGACTGGGATCGTTTGAAATCTGCACAGAAAAATAATTCATGTGAAGTGAAGTACACtgaaaataaatttgacatAACACAAACCTTGATAACTCTGGCAAATCTGTCCAAACAGTTCCCAACAGCGATGTCGATGGTCTCCCCAAATATTCTGTACCGCCGCTCAGAGTATGCAATCACCTGAACAGGAGTGAACACGCAAATGTTCAGCAATTATTTGACATGAAAACATGTTGCTGCACAACAAGATCTGGCCACAAACCTGCGTATTCCCTCCGCTGACATAAAGCACGGTGGGGTTGTTGGCTTTGGTGATGAGTCGGCCCATCTCGATGTGGCCAATGCAGTGGTTGACACCGACGAGGGGTTTGCCCCACAACTGGGCCACTGTGCGAGCCACCAGAGCCACTATGACCAAGGGGGCACCCATCCCAGGACCTGATGTGAAAGAAACCAATACAAACATCAATAACAAATCAACTTTGTTCACAATGTCAACATGCTGAGCAACCTTTAGTATACGCCACACAGTCTATGTCGGAAGGTTTTAACCCTGCTTGCTCCAGAGCCTCCTTTAAGACCGTCAGTATAACAGCGCGATGATGTCTGGCTGTGTCACTGGGCTGGAAGCCTGTTTCGAGGgggggacataaaaaaaaatgtcttaatttAGTTAGTGCAGCGGTGGTCTTATAgtgccatgttaaaaaaaaaaaaaaaaaaaaaagtatcttgccTTCTCCAGGAGGTGTAATGTATGTCCGTCTAGGGTTGGAAAGTACTTCTCCATCCCTGATGATCCCAATGCCAATCTTATTGGCACTGCCCTCGAATCCAATTACAACAGTCATTGCAGCTAGAAACAAACGTAAAGGAAAATAGATGAATGGTTTGTAATGAGAATTTTAACGCTTACGCTACTGTTGTTTTGCACTTCGCTATATAACGTTGACCGGGCTAaaaggacaacaaaaaaaatactccactTTCAAGATCGCTCAACtgtatatttcatatttctgtatgcctgtaagcttcatttgttgaaaaataaatggtaaaaaaaaaagattgagtcAAAACATGAGCATACTTTACAGCTAATCACGTAGCTAATATGCTACAACGGAATGCCaagtagtttattttgtcacccAGGGAACTTACATGAATATCAACCAACAACTTGCTCACATTAAGCTCATTTGCTCTTTTATAAACTCACATTAGTCCAGTTtcggtgtttttattttaattttttttaattcacttccTCGACTCGTCCATGCGAAAATCCCGAGGACCCAAAAACTTAAGATTTGCCTGACTCCTTAatttaaacaaatgtatttacatcTTTTAAATATTCCACCCTATTTCATTGTACAGTTTATTAGTACATGAACTGGTGGTTATATATGTGCttgtatgtgtttttaaaaatataaatggaatcGTTTGTAAAAATCTCTATCAGGCACTGAGGTGGGCAAATTGGAGGAGCACGTGGGAAAAATAGCTTAATGTAGGTGTGCGCATGCGCGGGTTTGTATGTAATATGTAAAAACTACACTAATGTAAAGACTATTTCACACATACTGCAGTATAAAACATTAACCACTTTAGCATTTTCTAAAGTTACATTGGGTTTTTATTACCGTCACAATAACCACATTAGCCGCTTCTTCCGCGTTATAGTTCCTGTTACTCTGTATTGTGCGTGTTTGCATGTGGGGGAGTGACTGTCGGCGAGTGAGCTCTTGCAGCGTGTCCGGGACTTTGCATCCTGCGTAAAGTGCGAGTAAGAATATTTGCATGCTGCGAAAATCAGTATTTGTTTGCGGCCACCTCAGAGAATGCATAAAGTTTAAGCATTTGATCTCGGTGTTAGCCAATGGAAGCTAGACTGGCAGAAATCGAATGTAAATGGCTTTCTCTGCGGGAGGCCTCAAGTCGCTGTCTTTGTTACAAtgaaatgctaacttagcatgatggCTAACATGCTAATGAATTGTTAAGTTGCGATTAGTGTGTCAATGGTTGAATTTAGCAACGTGCTTCCTGGAGTATTTGCGCAACCTGCAACGAAGCGTATCAAATGTTGCTGTAAAATGGTTATAACAATGCATTTTGGATTGGCAGTTAGTATTATTACTGTTGCAATTTTCGTAATACTTGGATGTTGTTGGAAACATAATGTGCATTTCCCCCccaaagcaataaataaataaatttgcagAAATGCAGTTGCATTTGTAAAGCTTGTATTTTGCAAGCACTGCCAGAAGAAGAAAGAACAATGTTGCAAATTGCAATcgattatatatgtatatatatatatatatatatatatatattaaacgcTTTCCCCCTCCACTTTTTCCCAGCGACGCTTGTGCTGCGGCGTGTGTGTGTTGCGGGTCTGCAAAGTGTGTTTTCTGCCGTTCGAGCAAGTTCAAGCATGAAGAGAGGCAAGAAGGCAGAGGAGGCGACAGCAGAAGGGGACAATGAAGCCGCCTCAGGTTAGTAGAGGATGCACACAGCGCCCTTTTCCAAAATCCATTCTCTTACGATCATGGCCAATTTACAGAAAGTACAACAAAGAAGGCGAAGAAAACGAAGGAACCAGAAGCCCCCGTTTTGTATGAAGACCCCCCTGACAAAATAACCAGCAAAGATGGACGTGATGCCAACATGAAGATCACCTCCTGGAATGTGGATGGGCTCAGGGCTTGGGTGAAGAAGAATGGCCTTGATGTAAGAATCTAGACAGCACATGCAAAGTAAGGCTCTCCCCCAACCCTCCTTCACCTGTTGACGCTTGTGTTGGTCCCTTCTAGTGGGTGCGAGAGGAGAATCCAGATGTCCTGTGCCTGCAGGAAACTAAGTGTGCAGAGAAAGACCTGCCCGCTGACATCAAGTCCATGCCCGAGTACCCGCACAAGTACTGGTGTGTGTCGGACGACAAGGAGGGCTACAGCGGTGTGGCAATGCTGTGCAAAACGGAGCCCACCAAAGTGACATATGGCATCGGTGAGTGCTATTCGAAGAATTATGTGGATTATGGAAAAGTAGATAAGTTTgcttagctaaatgctaacaacaaGCCAAAACGAAGCACATTGTCTGAAAGGGGAAGTaagtcaaaaaagaaaaaaattatcttGACAACatgttatgtgacctcactagtttaaacatgacaATCTGATTAtgaaatttgtggaatatgagttaagcagcaaaatctagcttTATTTATCAaactcaaggggcggccatttttccacttgctgtcgactgaagatgacatcaatgttgctcaggcaacaaccaatcacagctcacataTTATCTGaagctgacctgtgattggttgttacctgagccccgagcaacattatcatcttcagtcgacagcacgtggcaaaatggccgccccttgagtttgataaatacggctggatttgtgtttacacatttttgggttagAATGAGTTAAGAGGGATTTCTTCCATCCCTCAGGTAAAGAGGAACACGACAAGGAAGGCCGCGTCATCACGGCCGAGTTCCCCACGTTCTACCTGGTGACGGCTTACGTACCCAACTCCGGCCGAGGCCTGGTGCGCTTAGATTACCGCAAGACCTGGGACGTTGATTTCCGCGCCTACTTGAGCGAGCTGGACATGCAGAAGCCCCTCGTGCTGTGCGGCGACCTCAACGTCGCCCACCAGGAGATCGACCTGAAGAACCCGAAGGGGAACAAGAAGAACGCCGGCTTCACCCCCGAGGAGCGCGAGGGCTTCGGCCAGCTGCTGGAGGCCGGTTTCGTCGACAGCTTCCGCGAGCTCTACCCCGAGCAGGCCAACGCGTACACCTTCTGGACCTACATGATGAATTCCAGGTCAAAGAACGTGGGCTGGCGGCTCGATTACTTTGTGCTGTCGTCCTCCCTGGTGTCCGCTCTGTGCGACAGCAAGATCCGCAACAAAGCTATGGGGAGCGACCACTGCCCGATTACACTGCACATTGTGGCGTAGTCTCCTTTGATGCACATTCACTAGTAGCTTAGGTGCGAAGTTTAGAAATGCCCTTTTGGCCTTTTTCTGTTTGTTAGCCGAATGCAagctatctaaaaaaaaaaattcctctttGAAGTATAATTTTAAGCTATTGAGATAAGACTAGTGTGGCCCATCTGTTCAACAGTTGTCTCAAAAAAGATGTTATGACACAAAAGCTTTGGAAACTTGTCCTGCCACCACAAAATGTGCAAagcttcaattaaaaaaaaaaaaagttttgtatttTGTCCTGCAATGTTGTATCACACTAATAAAAACCTGATTTCTAGCGCAAACATCTTGGTTATTATTGCACTGTAAaacctggaaaaaaatatatatatattcagttTCATATTCAGTTTAGTGGGGAAAATGTATGTATCCCATTGTGGAAGAAcgccaaacttaaaaaaaaaaaaaaaaaaaaaaggaaaaacagaaGTACTGTGAATATAGTACATGGTAATTTCTTCCCTcaacattaaagggatatttgactggttgagccattttcagcagtgaaaataattaatcttttgcactttattttaatgataaaCATGCCAAAATTTCACCTATGGGACGAtatgtgaagttttttttttttttttaatttgcaataACAATGCAAGTTCTACATAAGTtctacttctttctgtccccttttcatttcttttttttttaagaataaaataaaaaattgaatcgaattttaaaaaaaggggaaGTGCTGTGAATGATTTCCCCATACGTTGTGTGCATGTATATAATGTGCCCTGCAAAAATATTATGCGCACCTATAAAATTTAAAGTGGATTTTAGGTTCAacctgaaatttcacccaaaaatCTAACTTTTTTGTGAATATCATACATATGCTTCCATacattaatagggatgtaacaataacggcaatattgtgatattccgatattaaaactgccacaatacatcatcgtcgtcatgtcacgatattgaaaccagcacatctattaaaaaaagtcaagttaattttcttttgtgcagttctagcaccctctggtggctagttttatttaagtttcacaaggcatgttttggcctttacatgtttaaatttcacgctaatggtcagacgaAGGGGGACGTAATATGTTtgtgattgtaggtggtttatatgcattcctgtaatgtacaaatactacaaaaacaatatatatatatttattttatttattttttggggggggggttagtatgagctcgtttttgttttttgttttttttgttttttacaaaactGACCCTTTTTTGTATTGCTAACCTTCcctcaatatcgtgatatcatattgtgatatttggatattgttacatccctatacatTAATGAGGTAACCAAATGTTATTGAAGTTCCAGAGGAGGTTTAATAACAACCAACATGAGTTTCCTCTTTGCACAAGCCATTTTGAATTTGCCTTTCGTACGGTGGGCTCGTTCGTCTTCATGTTATCTTATGTGCCCGCTGATGCATTTTGAGGTTATAGGCCTGCTTGAATGTCTTACCGCACTCGCCACAGCAGAAGGGCTTCTCTCCGCTGTGCGTTTGCTTGTGTCGCTTCAGCCGGGAGGCGCTGAAGAAGCTCTTGTCGCACTCGCCGCAGGAGTACGGCCGCACGCCCGTGTGGTAGCGCAGGTGGATGGTCAGGTAGCACGACTGGGTGAACTTCTTGTCGCAGAACGGGCACTGGAAGGGCTTGTGGCCCGTGTGGAAGCGCTCGTGCTTGAGCAGCTCGCCGTGCGAGAAGAAGCCCTTGCCGCAGTCGGAGCAGAGGTACGGCCTCTCGCCCGAGTGCGTCAGCTCGTGTCGGATCAGCGTGGCCTTGTACACGAAACTCTTGTCGCACTGCGCGCAGCTGTAGACGTTCTCCCTCGTGTGGCAGCGCTCGTGCTTCCTCATGTTGCGCTCCCGCTTGAAGCACTTGCCGCAGAAGGAGCACATGAAGGGCATCTCCGACGAGTGGATCTTCATGTGGTTGAGCAGGCCGCCCTTGTAGAGGAAGCCCTTGCCGCACTGCGCGCACACGTGCGGCCGCTCTTTTTGGTGGATGCGCTGGTGGGTGGTGAGCGCCGTCCGGTAGGCGAAGCTCTTGCCGCACCCGCAGGCGTACGCCCGCTCTTCCAGGTGAGTGCGCAGGTGCCGGGCCAGGTAGCTGGCGCAGCCGAAGCTCAGCTCGCACTGAGGGCATTTCAGCGAAGCCCTGTCGGCGTTGGCGCCGTGCGTCTTGAGGTGCCTCACCAGCGCCGACTTCCACGCAAACTTGCGGCCGCACTCGGAGCACACGAACTGGCCGCCCTCCACATGGGCGCTCGCGTGCGCCCTCTGAGCGGCCAAGGACTTTGAGACCTGGCCGCAGATGGCGCACTCGAACCTGCATCCGGACTTGTGCGTCTGCTTGTGTCTCTCCAGAGACTGCTTGAAGGAGAAACGTCGGCCGCACTGCGAGCAGAGGAACGGCTGCTCGCCCGTGTGGATGCGCTGGTGGGATTTGAGCAAGGACAGGAACTTGAAGCGCTTGCCGCAGTCTTGGCAGTTGAAAGGACTCTCTTCAATGGCGACGGCCATCTTGTCATCCTCAGAGTCAGCACGCGGAATGTGCTGCTGTTTCTCTGCCATTGAAGCGCCATctgacacaaacacactcaATCTGtctgtatgtttcatcttaGAATAAAgatgaaacataaaatgtggaaaaagtgaatgaatgtacacaaaaaaaaaaaaaaacactcactttGATCAGCGTCATTCGTTGAGTCAGATGGTGACCAGTACGAATGCTCCAAACTGTTCAAGAGAAATCAAACAAGTATTTCAATAAGAAGTGCTTAACACATTAAGGGTTCTTAAACTTTTGGGGTCCCAATGATACTCTAAGGCTCCTAAACAGTAAACATCACTACCAGTCGTATCCTATATGACATGGAAATTTAAAAATTTCCTTTTTTGAACAGAACAAACCCACAGTAACGTTACGATAACAAatctgtaataaaaaaataaaaaaaattaaaccatGTGAAATTAAATTTGTACTTTTCCAAGATAAAATATGCCTCTAATAATGTctaaaaatgacaacttttgAAAAATCAACATTCATCAGCTTTTCCCATAAGGTATAATATTCACAAGATGATAATAAAGACAGAAGG is a genomic window containing:
- the osgep gene encoding tRNA N6-adenosine threonylcarbamoyltransferase isoform X1, with amino-acid sequence MESCVFSTISQGSPLPLASLRLLVPPLQLLSASMWQTLKKQEVLNYWELADFVSLAVEMVPELLVCKHRMQLNLGLRARYILELCRSEQLLECDFILSLLDKIKQQKTSEIDLQVNEEEEAIMRFLELIQVLLKDPEERQQFFMEVFPSHYGPEYDMDLKSLFWEFLGRLAQLLPVPDLKQTVSWLGASILDANVHSLTEANDLKVLLQHQKHFRCLEPHVPATSMGDSILSSLSAFPTCRVPKAEEQANQPSSHIHVPTADEMTIEIIAEVEVESHEVMMGENVSLEEDGEVEQARESSTDVEGMDEKPTNDLTRTPQAVVNEEPPSVRTRISSGPHDCPDCDKKFKFASALIAHRVIHTGERPHRCSDCGRCFSFRQALKRHRNTHKTGRRYDRDISGEILPSEHKQCPQCERKFTCEPELSRHLKTHGIRLAAGEGDATRDAAELPENLTPELVNEVVSLVNVRASRRKRRPTMKIQVINLQKRMNKTKQEVITERSPVSKNFTSTCLEHSYWSPSDSTNDADQNGASMAEKQQHIPRADSEDDKMAVAIEESPFNCQDCGKRFKFLSLLKSHQRIHTGEQPFLCSQCGRRFSFKQSLERHKQTHKSGCRFECAICGQVSKSLAAQRAHASAHVEGGQFVCSECGRKFAWKSALVRHLKTHGANADRASLKCPQCELSFGCASYLARHLRTHLEERAYACGCGKSFAYRTALTTHQRIHQKERPHVCAQCGKGFLYKGGLLNHMKIHSSEMPFMCSFCGKCFKRERNMRKHERCHTRENVYSCAQCDKSFVYKATLIRHELTHSGERPYLCSDCGKGFFSHGELLKHERFHTGHKPFQCPFCDKKFTQSCYLTIHLRYHTGVRPYSCGECDKSFFSASRLKRHKQTHSGEKPFCCGECAAMTVVIGFEGSANKIGIGIIRDGEVLSNPRRTYITPPGEGFQPSDTARHHRAVILTVLKEALEQAGLKPSDIDCVAYTKGPGMGAPLVIVALVARTVAQLWGKPLVGVNHCIGHIEMGRLITKANNPTVLYVSGGNTQVIAYSERRYRIFGETIDIAVGNCLDRFARVIKISNDPSPGYNIEQMAKKGSQFVELPYTVKGMDVSFSGILSYVEDAANKMLGSGQCTAEDLCFSLQETVFSMLVEITERAMAHCGSQEVLIVGGVGCNLRLQEMMGVMCKERGAKLFATDERFCIDNGAMIAQAGWEMFRSGQVTELEDSWITQRYRTDEVEVTWRD
- the osgep gene encoding tRNA N6-adenosine threonylcarbamoyltransferase isoform X8; this encodes MTVVIGFEGSANKIGIGIIRDGEVLSNPRRTYITPPGEGFQPSDTARHHRAVILTVLKEALEQAGLKPSDIDCVAYTKGPGMGAPLVIVALVARTVAQLWGKPLVGVNHCIGHIEMGRLITKANNPTVLYVSGGNTQVIAYSERRYRIFGETIDIAVGNCLDRFARVIKISNDPSPGYNIEQMAKKGSQFVELPYTVKGMDVSFSGILSYVEDAANKMLGSGQCTAEDLCFSLQETVFSMLVEITERAMAHCGSQEVLIVGGVGCNLRLQEMMGVMCKERGAKLFATDERFCIDNGAMIAQAGWEMFRSGQVTELEDSWITQRYRTDEVEVTWRD